In a genomic window of Candidatus Neomarinimicrobiota bacterium:
- a CDS encoding site-2 protease family protein, giving the protein MGNMNEAEKNEFGRKIANLLTEFVLVKNISTVGSAIIISGEMFDHSSLEDIAKTLTGHGVKGSITTKGSDVEIRIKLQSTKFAGIPRINLLLFIATIITTTTAGAIMEGGSDPFSISGIISGLPFSITLMSILLFHEFGHYFASKRNNVVASLPYFIPAPSFIGTFGAFIKMKSPIINKKSLLEIGAAGPIAGFLVAVPALYFGLTTSEILEAVPGEGIRLGDSLIMMFMTNLVHPNVPDGYDIYLNSVAFAGWIGLLVTALNLIPIGQLDGGHIAYALFGKKHDQIAKWAFLPMLPLGYFSFNWIIWALLILIFIRLKHPPVVDEAAALKPFHKFLGYISIAIFILTFIPIPFS; this is encoded by the coding sequence ATGGGTAATATGAACGAGGCTGAAAAAAACGAATTCGGCAGGAAAATTGCGAACTTACTGACAGAGTTTGTGCTCGTCAAAAATATAAGCACTGTCGGGAGTGCAATAATTATATCAGGTGAAATGTTTGATCATTCGTCTTTAGAGGATATAGCGAAGACGTTGACGGGTCATGGAGTAAAGGGGTCGATCACAACGAAAGGCAGCGACGTCGAGATCAGGATAAAACTTCAGAGCACAAAATTTGCCGGGATACCCCGGATAAACCTGCTCTTGTTTATTGCTACTATCATAACTACCACAACCGCAGGGGCGATTATGGAAGGAGGCAGCGATCCCTTTTCAATCAGCGGAATTATTTCGGGGCTGCCGTTTTCGATAACGCTTATGTCGATTCTGCTTTTTCACGAATTCGGACATTATTTCGCTTCGAAACGTAATAACGTTGTAGCCTCGTTACCTTATTTTATTCCCGCGCCGTCATTTATAGGCACATTCGGAGCCTTCATAAAAATGAAATCTCCGATAATTAATAAGAAAAGCTTGCTCGAGATAGGCGCAGCCGGACCCATAGCGGGTTTTCTGGTAGCGGTTCCGGCGCTCTATTTCGGTTTAACGACGAGCGAGATACTTGAGGCGGTTCCGGGAGAAGGAATCAGGTTAGGCGATTCGCTGATAATGATGTTTATGACAAACCTTGTGCACCCGAACGTACCGGATGGATACGACATATATTTAAATTCAGTTGCTTTCGCCGGGTGGATCGGATTGCTTGTAACAGCCTTGAATTTGATTCCCATCGGACAGTTAGACGGAGGTCATATAGCATACGCTCTATTCGGCAAAAAGCATGATCAGATCGCTAAATGGGCTTTCCTTCCCATGCTGCCGTTGGGATATTTTTCGTTCAACTGGATTATATGGGCGCTGTTGATTCTTATCTTTATCCGGCTGAAGCATCCGCCGGTTGTTGACGAAGCCGCTGCTCTCAAACCGTTTCATAAGTTTCTCGGATATATTTCCATTGCCATATTTATATTGACGTTTATTCCTATTCCCTTTTCCTGA